In Pectobacterium aroidearum, the following are encoded in one genomic region:
- the iolG gene encoding inositol 2-dehydrogenase, which yields MFNIALLGAGRIGQVHAVNIAAHKETNLYAVVDPNPTNAATLAERYHTKVQTVDEVMNDPAVHAVLIASATDTHADLIELAAKHGKAIFCEKPVHLDIARVRDCLTVVKQQNVPLFVGFNRRYDPQFRRVKTLAGEGRIGKPESLLIISRDPSPPPAEYVRVSGGMFRDMTIHDFDMARFIMGEEPVSVFAQGSNLVDPAIGEAGDIDTAFIVLKFASGAMATIVNSRRSGYGYDQRLELHGAKGVLSAGNIRENVVEQWTDDGCLAAKPEYFFLQRYHAAYAAEWQHFVDVLNGRTQPECSGLDGERALNLADKAFESLAQGKEVAV from the coding sequence ATGTTTAACATCGCTTTACTGGGCGCAGGCCGTATCGGCCAGGTCCATGCAGTGAACATCGCGGCACACAAAGAAACCAATCTGTACGCGGTCGTCGATCCCAACCCAACCAATGCCGCGACGCTGGCCGAACGCTACCATACCAAAGTGCAAACCGTGGATGAAGTCATGAACGATCCGGCGGTGCACGCCGTCCTGATTGCCTCTGCGACCGACACGCACGCCGACTTGATTGAACTGGCTGCCAAACATGGCAAAGCCATTTTCTGCGAAAAACCCGTGCATCTGGATATTGCCCGCGTTCGCGATTGCCTGACCGTCGTCAAGCAGCAGAACGTGCCGCTGTTTGTCGGGTTTAACCGCCGCTATGACCCGCAATTCCGCCGCGTCAAAACGCTGGCTGGTGAGGGGCGCATCGGAAAACCAGAATCCCTGCTGATTATCTCCCGCGATCCGTCGCCGCCGCCTGCTGAATATGTTCGCGTTTCCGGTGGTATGTTCCGCGACATGACGATCCATGATTTCGATATGGCGCGCTTCATTATGGGCGAGGAGCCGGTGTCAGTCTTTGCACAAGGCAGCAATCTGGTCGATCCGGCCATTGGTGAGGCGGGTGACATTGATACCGCATTTATCGTGCTGAAATTTGCTTCTGGCGCGATGGCGACCATCGTCAACAGCCGCCGCTCCGGCTACGGCTACGATCAACGTCTCGAACTGCATGGTGCGAAAGGTGTGCTCAGCGCGGGCAATATCCGCGAAAACGTGGTCGAGCAGTGGACCGACGACGGCTGTCTGGCGGCGAAACCCGAATATTTCTTCCTGCAACGCTATCACGCGGCGTACGCGGCAGAGTGGCAGCACTTTGTCGATGTACTGAATGGCCGCACCCAGCCGGAGTGCTCCGGTCTGGATGGTGAGCGTGCGTTGAATCTGGCGGATAAAGCCTTCGAATCCCTGGCTCAAGGCAAGGAGGTCGCCGTGTAA
- a CDS encoding substrate-binding domain-containing protein, which yields MKKIISVSAIAIALGLSGLAQAQNEQIVFSTPNLAMPFEVHMQRTAVKAAKELGVNLQVLDGQGSSPKQAADLENAITRGALGFVVSPNDVNAVSSAVTEIQDAKLPVVTLDRSVKTEKAVPHFGANNYKGGQAIADYVKTKFPNGAEIILLTGQPGSSSNIERTQGIRDSLKAGGSKYRIVADQTGNWMRSEGMRIVESVLPSLPKRPQVILSANDDMALGAIEALQGQGLKPGEVMVTGFDAVPEALARVRDGWLAVTADQRPGYAVTTALTQLTNNIRSKAPITGADYQPTMITKDNLNDAERIGEAGK from the coding sequence ATGAAAAAGATCATCAGCGTTTCCGCAATCGCCATCGCACTGGGTCTGTCTGGTCTTGCTCAGGCCCAAAATGAACAAATCGTTTTCAGTACGCCGAATCTCGCTATGCCGTTTGAAGTTCATATGCAGCGCACCGCAGTTAAAGCCGCCAAAGAACTGGGCGTGAATTTGCAGGTACTGGATGGGCAGGGTAGCTCGCCGAAGCAGGCCGCCGATTTGGAAAATGCCATCACGCGTGGCGCACTCGGCTTCGTGGTGTCACCGAATGATGTTAACGCGGTTTCCAGCGCAGTGACCGAAATTCAGGATGCCAAGTTACCAGTCGTGACGCTGGATCGTTCGGTGAAAACGGAAAAAGCCGTGCCGCATTTTGGGGCGAATAACTACAAAGGTGGTCAGGCGATTGCCGACTATGTCAAAACCAAATTCCCGAATGGCGCAGAGATTATTCTGCTAACCGGCCAGCCGGGCTCTTCTTCTAATATCGAGCGGACGCAGGGGATTCGTGACAGCCTGAAAGCGGGCGGCAGCAAGTACCGCATTGTGGCCGATCAGACGGGGAACTGGATGCGTTCCGAAGGGATGCGCATCGTAGAAAGTGTCCTGCCGTCGTTACCTAAACGCCCACAGGTGATCCTCTCTGCGAATGACGACATGGCGCTGGGCGCGATTGAAGCGTTACAGGGGCAAGGTCTGAAACCTGGCGAGGTAATGGTAACCGGTTTTGATGCTGTGCCAGAAGCACTGGCTCGTGTACGTGACGGCTGGCTGGCTGTTACCGCCGATCAGCGTCCGGGCTACGCTGTGACCACCGCGTTGACGCAATTGACCAATAACATCCGCAGCAAAGCGCCGATCACCGGGGCAGACTACCAACCGACCATGATTACCAAAGATAACCTGAACGATGCCGAACGCATTGGCGAAGCGGGTAAATAA
- a CDS encoding sugar ABC transporter ATP-binding protein → MTEPLLKITNLAKSFSGVWALSNAQLTVQPGEIHALLGENGAGKSTLLKALAGAQPQTSGDIWFGGEKLLPLESPVERQKRGIITIYQEFNLLPNMSVAENMFLGREPQRSGVFVDALAVNREAKAVLDYLKLNIAPTTQVARLSVAQQQMVEIARALTLNAKLIVMDEPSAALSDSEVDSLHRVVRELKGRGVSVVYVTHRLHEVFQLCDRFTVFQDGRYTGSGDVASTNVQEIIRLMVGRDVVFNRRPPSETHHQDKPVRLAVKGLSREKPPLDAHGIALKDINFQVHAGEVLGIAGLVGAGRTEIARCLFGADAFSTGEFVLDGTPYHPSTPLHALSQGIALVPEDRKKEGAVLGLSIRENISLSNLSSLMRWRWFVNTRKEDDLIEAYRQALHIKMVNSEQEVRKLSGGNQQKVILARCMALNPKVLIVDEPTRGIDVGTKSEVHQVLFDMAKRGVAVIVISSDLPEIMAISDRIITLSEGRISGEIHGDDATEEKLMTMMAICHDALHAA, encoded by the coding sequence ATGACGGAACCCCTACTGAAGATTACCAATCTGGCAAAGAGCTTCTCCGGCGTGTGGGCGCTGAGCAACGCACAGCTGACCGTACAGCCGGGAGAGATTCATGCGTTATTGGGCGAAAACGGCGCGGGTAAATCGACGCTATTGAAGGCGCTGGCTGGGGCGCAACCGCAAACCAGCGGCGACATCTGGTTTGGCGGCGAAAAGCTGTTACCGCTTGAATCGCCGGTTGAGCGCCAAAAGCGGGGGATTATCACCATTTATCAGGAATTTAACCTGCTGCCCAATATGAGTGTGGCAGAGAACATGTTCCTGGGGCGTGAGCCGCAGCGCAGCGGCGTATTTGTGGATGCTCTGGCAGTCAATCGTGAGGCGAAAGCGGTACTGGATTATCTGAAATTGAACATTGCGCCGACGACGCAGGTGGCACGTTTGAGCGTGGCGCAGCAGCAGATGGTGGAAATCGCCAGAGCGCTGACATTGAACGCCAAGCTGATTGTGATGGATGAGCCGTCGGCGGCGTTGAGCGACAGTGAAGTCGACAGCCTGCACCGCGTGGTGCGCGAGCTTAAAGGACGCGGCGTGAGCGTGGTGTATGTCACGCACCGGCTGCACGAAGTCTTCCAATTGTGCGATCGGTTTACCGTGTTTCAGGACGGCCGCTACACCGGTTCCGGCGACGTCGCCAGCACGAATGTGCAGGAGATTATTCGACTGATGGTCGGTCGCGATGTGGTGTTTAATCGCCGTCCGCCTTCAGAAACGCATCATCAGGATAAGCCGGTACGTCTGGCGGTGAAGGGCTTAAGCCGGGAAAAACCACCGCTGGATGCGCACGGCATCGCGCTAAAAGACATCAATTTCCAGGTACATGCGGGCGAAGTGCTCGGGATCGCCGGACTGGTGGGCGCAGGCCGTACGGAAATTGCACGTTGTCTGTTTGGTGCCGACGCGTTCTCAACCGGTGAGTTTGTGCTGGATGGCACCCCTTACCATCCGTCTACGCCGCTGCATGCGCTGTCCCAAGGCATCGCACTGGTGCCGGAAGACCGTAAGAAAGAAGGCGCGGTATTGGGATTATCGATCAGGGAAAACATTTCACTCTCCAACCTCTCATCGCTCATGCGCTGGCGCTGGTTTGTGAACACCCGTAAGGAAGACGATCTGATTGAAGCTTACCGTCAGGCGCTGCACATCAAGATGGTGAACAGCGAGCAGGAGGTACGCAAACTGTCGGGTGGCAACCAGCAAAAGGTGATTCTTGCTCGCTGTATGGCGCTGAATCCCAAGGTATTGATTGTGGATGAGCCCACGCGCGGCATCGATGTCGGCACCAAGTCCGAAGTGCATCAGGTGCTGTTCGATATGGCGAAACGGGGCGTCGCCGTGATTGTGATTTCCTCCGACCTGCCGGAAATCATGGCGATTTCCGACCGCATCATCACGCTCAGCGAAGGGCGAATTAGCGGGGAAATTCATGGCGATGACGCCACAGAAGAAAAACTGATGACGATGATGGCCATTTGCCACGACGCATTACACGCAGCATAA